In a genomic window of Glycine max cultivar Williams 82 chromosome 13, Glycine_max_v4.0, whole genome shotgun sequence:
- the LOC112998752 gene encoding uncharacterized protein, translating into MSSVCISKCVNDARVPVRATYVNLYKWPESDAEFVRRRGGGSHVCGGHPRVVDSISCRQMYLRSYKFSRKESVPEKTQKCFGRVKERVKKQGSSQHNHGVGRRKCLVWRKMREISCAALFRIFHRFLSCGASVDVVHAKS; encoded by the coding sequence atgagctctGTGTGCATATCGAAGTGTGTAAACGACGCACGTGTGCCGGTACGTGCGACGTACGTGAACCTCTACAAGTGGCCGGAATCGGACGCGGAGTTTGTGAGGAGAAGGGGTGGAGGTTCGCACGTGTGTGGCGGGCACCCGAGGGTGGTGGATAGCATCTCGTGCAGGCAGATGTACCTAAGAAGCTACAAGTTTTCGAGGAAAGAGAGTGTGCCGGAGAAAACCCAGAAATGTTTCGGGAGGGTTAAGGAGAGAGTGAAGAAGCAGGGAAGCTCTCAACATAATCATGGCGTTGGGAGAAGGAAGTGTTTGGTTTGGAGGAAAATGAGGGAAATTTCATGCGCTGCTTTGTTTAGGATTTTTCATAGGTTCTTGTCTTGCGGCGCTAGTGTAGATGTTGTACATGCAAAATCTTGA